The following nucleotide sequence is from Synechococcus sp. CBW1004.
AGATGGTCGACCAGCTGCTCAGCCGCTCGAAGCTGGATGTGGGCCGCCTCAAGATCGAGATGGAGCTCAACTCCTTCGAGGCGATCAAGAACGCCGTCCAGGCCGGCCTCGGTGCCGCCTTCCTGCCCGTGGTGTCGATCGAGCGTGAGCTCACCGCCGGCAGCCTGCACCGGCCCCAGCTGGTGGATCTGCTGGTGCGGCGCCAGCTGAAGCTGATCACGCACCCCGCCCGCTACTGCTCCAGGGCCTCCGAGGCCTTCCGCCGAGAGGTGCTGCCGGTGTTCGCCAGTCCCGACAGCCCCTTGCGTCAGGTGCCGGTCCGGGCGGAGGCGGCGACCGCCTGACGCCTGCGCGATGGAGGCGGCAGGCCGCTGGATTGCAGCATCCCGGGAACAGGGTGCCCCGCACCGCCGGTTGTCAGGCCGCCATGGCTGCAATGTCAAGGCGGCCGAAGGAGATTGCAGACTTTGCAGGGCCAAGGCAGTGCCCCGCTGCCACCGGCAGCTGGGCTGCGGCTGCGGGGCGCCTGGCGATCAGTTGCAGTTCGAGGGGTTGGCGTAGGTGAACGACTGATAGCGGTTGAGGATGGTGCGCACATCCACGCAGCTGCGACCGCGTTTCCAGAAGGAGTCTTCGCCGTTCTCCCGCGGATTCGTGCGGATGTAGGTGTAACCAGCGCCGGTCAGGCGGCTCTCCACATAGCCCGGATCACTGCCGATCAGATTCTGGAATTCCGCCACGGGTTGGCCTACGCCAGCCACCGGCGCACTGGCAGGTTTGCCACCACCCAGCAGGGAACCGATCAGAGCACCCACCGCCGCTCCTGCCAGGGTCGATCCAGTGGCTGTGCTGGGGTGGTCGTCGAACTGGGCATTGGGATTGGTCACCACATCGGTCTTGACCGACAGCCGGGTGGTGGTGCTGCCGTCATTCCAGGTGAACACCCCCTTGCTGCCGTGGTCTTCGTACAGCACATTCTGTCCAATTCCATAGGTGGTTTCCACATGCAGCTGCTGGCGGCCGGGGCCGGAGAAGCGGAAGTGGTTGCCGTTGTCAAGATCAATAACAAAAAACCGTTGTCGGGCCATTCTGCTTTTGCTTTACCGTGCAGTAGCCGTTGAAGGCCTCGTAGCCGTTCTGCTTCAGTGAGCAGCGGCCATTGGCGCGCGCCACAGTGTCGGCCAGGGCGGCTGATGCAAAGAGGCCGTGAGCCAACAATGCGGCCGGCAGTATCGCAAGTCCGCGTTTGAAAGACATTGATTTCCACTGTGAATCTTGGCGATTCTGACAGGTGCCTGCTGGGTTGGCAACCGGACCTTGGTCAATGGATTGATTTCTCAATCCAGACAGTCGCTGCCAGCCCATTTCTTCGCTGTGAGCGATTGAAGCCGCGGCCCGGATGTTGACGGTCGTCATGGCCTGTGTCCAGGCATTCCGTTGTGGTCAGTCAGAACTTGTGTAGGCATTCAGAACTTGCCAGGAAGGGCTGGGCCCGACCTGCTCTCCACGGTGCGGTGCTCACCTGCGTTTGCAGGAGGTCAAGACGAACACAGCCGAAGACCCGAGCATCGCTGCGCCAGCCAGATACCCAAGGGGAATCAGCACGAAAGGCTCCCGCAGCACCCCCTTCGCATCGATGGACGTCGGGCAGGCTGACCAGCCAATCCAGGCTGCCAGGAGAAATCCGGCCGAAGAGCAACTGATGGCCAGGGCACCGGTGCGGATGGCCTGCTGGTGCTTCATGGTTCAACGGCTCCGGGCAGATGGCTTCGCATGCATGGTTCCTGCTGCGAGGGCCAAAAGGAGCGCATGGGAATGGAACCCGGCGGCCATGACGGCCCATCGCTCCGATCGGGTGAACACCAGACAGGTTGAGGACGTCAACAGCGAGCACGCCCAGCAGCTTCTGGGCTCGCCTCTACTCCCCGTCACCGAGGAAGATCAGGGAATCTCGATGCACCCACAGCACCCTGCCGCTCTGGCCGGGGTAGCCCACCCGACACCAGGTGCCCTGGCTGTTTTCGGTGCATTCCAGCTTGTCGAGCGTTTCGCCCG
It contains:
- a CDS encoding DUF3955 domain-containing protein — protein: MKHQQAIRTGALAISCSSAGFLLAAWIGWSACPTSIDAKGVLREPFVLIPLGYLAGAAMLGSSAVFVLTSCKRR